A single window of Flavobacterium aestivum DNA harbors:
- a CDS encoding DUF420 domain-containing protein, giving the protein MENNTVEQKYNKWIVLLSIAIPVVVAVLFKIKLNDFGFNVTPLTFLPPIYATVNGITAVLLIAAVLAIKKGNKSRHELLMKLAIGCSVAFLAMYVAYHMTAESTKYGGEGVLKYIYFFILITHIFLSIAIIPLVLITYVRALANKFDKHRKIAKITFPIWLYVAVTGVIVYLMISPYYV; this is encoded by the coding sequence ATGGAAAATAATACTGTAGAACAAAAATATAATAAATGGATTGTGTTGTTGTCAATTGCAATTCCAGTTGTGGTTGCTGTGCTTTTTAAAATTAAACTGAATGATTTTGGATTTAATGTAACACCATTAACCTTTTTGCCGCCTATTTATGCTACTGTAAATGGGATTACAGCTGTATTGTTGATTGCTGCGGTATTGGCAATAAAAAAAGGGAATAAAAGTCGTCACGAGTTATTGATGAAGCTAGCAATTGGATGTTCAGTAGCTTTTTTGGCAATGTATGTTGCATATCATATGACTGCAGAATCTACTAAATACGGAGGAGAAGGTGTTTTGAAATATATCTATTTCTTTATATTAATTACGCATATTTTCTTGTCTATAGCGATTATCCCTCTTGTATTGATAACCTATGTTAGAGCGTTAGCTAATAAATTTGATAAGCATAGAAAAATTGCTAAAATTACTTTTCCAATTTGGTTGTATGTTGCGGTAACTGGTGTAATTGTGTATTTAATGATTTCGCCTTATTATGTTTAG
- a CDS encoding DUF4403 family protein, protein MQKNLSILIIYLITLISITSCSSTSQKIEALRPEPDDAVPLTYTKTPSYINLPVSIKLKDIENKTNSLLSGLIYEDNKIEDDDIEIKVWKQAPITITNDHGKEGEKIKTVLPLKVWVKYRVGTKTLGVELYKTQEFNLNGMVTLLSDVSLVNWRLKSKTTLKSLNWVESPTMTVFGKNMPITYLINPAVSLFKAKIEQSIDSAIEDSMDFKPNVLDAISKISSPFLMSEANKSWFKISPLEIYSTNAKLKNDSFLLNMGLKCYMETLIGNKPESKFDNNKFALKSVDKIPEQISANIAAVSTYQEASKLMNTNFAGQEFGSGSKKVKVQNVAMWHKEGKIVISLDLLGAVNGTVYLNGVPQYNDTTKEIYFDKLDYVLDTKSRLMRTANWLAQGIILKKIEQSCHYSIKQNLDDAKQSMMAYLKNYSPMPGVFINGKMEDIQFQKVELTNQAMIAFIKVNGTVNVAIDGLK, encoded by the coding sequence ATGCAAAAAAACCTTTCTATTCTAATCATTTACTTAATTACACTAATATCAATAACAAGTTGCTCCTCTACTTCCCAAAAAATAGAAGCCTTAAGACCTGAACCGGATGATGCAGTACCGCTGACCTACACAAAAACTCCTTCATACATCAATCTTCCAGTTAGTATTAAACTAAAAGATATTGAAAATAAGACCAACTCTTTATTGAGTGGTTTAATTTATGAAGACAACAAAATTGAGGATGACGATATTGAAATCAAAGTGTGGAAACAAGCTCCTATTACCATTACTAATGATCACGGAAAAGAAGGTGAAAAAATAAAAACTGTTTTACCTCTAAAAGTTTGGGTTAAATATAGAGTTGGAACCAAAACGTTAGGCGTAGAATTATACAAAACGCAAGAATTCAACCTAAACGGAATGGTAACTCTACTAAGTGATGTTTCTTTGGTTAACTGGCGATTAAAATCTAAAACAACATTAAAATCACTCAATTGGGTCGAAAGCCCTACGATGACTGTTTTTGGTAAAAACATGCCTATAACTTATCTTATCAATCCTGCAGTAAGTCTGTTTAAAGCAAAAATAGAACAAAGCATTGATAGCGCTATAGAAGACTCTATGGACTTCAAACCGAATGTTTTGGATGCAATTTCAAAAATCAGTTCACCTTTTCTAATGAGTGAAGCTAACAAAAGCTGGTTCAAAATTTCTCCTCTTGAAATTTATTCGACTAATGCAAAACTTAAAAATGATTCATTCTTACTCAATATGGGTTTGAAATGTTATATGGAAACTTTAATAGGCAACAAACCTGAATCGAAGTTTGACAACAACAAATTCGCTCTAAAATCAGTTGATAAAATTCCAGAACAGATTTCGGCAAATATAGCTGCAGTTTCAACCTACCAAGAGGCTTCAAAATTGATGAATACCAATTTTGCAGGACAAGAATTTGGATCAGGAAGCAAAAAAGTAAAAGTGCAAAACGTTGCTATGTGGCACAAAGAAGGTAAAATCGTTATTTCATTAGATCTTTTAGGAGCTGTAAACGGAACAGTCTATTTGAATGGTGTTCCTCAATATAATGATACAACAAAAGAAATCTATTTCGACAAATTAGATTATGTGTTAGATACAAAAAGCAGATTAATGCGTACTGCAAACTGGTTGGCTCAAGGAATCATTTTGAAAAAAATAGAACAAAGCTGTCACTATTCTATCAAACAAAATTTAGATGATGCTAAACAAAGTATGATGGCTTATTTAAAGAACTATTCTCCAATGCCAGGGGTTTTCATCAATGGAAAAATGGAAGATATACAATTTCAAAAAGTTGAACTTACCAACCAAGCGATGATTGCTTTTATAAAAGTAAACGGAACAGTAAATGTTGCTATAGACGGATTGAAGTAA
- a CDS encoding ABC transporter ATP-binding protein — protein MIEIKDLHKSYKMGHSELHVLKGINFNIKEGELVAIMGSSGSGKSTLLNILGILDEGDSGVYNLDNVPIKKLNETVASKYRNQFLGFVFQSFNLINYKSALDNVALPLYYQGVKRKDRNEIALKYLEKVGLASHSHHLPNELSGGQKQRVAIARALASNPKVLLADEPTGALDTKTSYEVMELIQGINDEGKTILIVTHEPDIAAMCKRNVVLKDGLIIDDKMVEQVRASSYV, from the coding sequence ATGATTGAAATTAAAGACTTACACAAATCATACAAAATGGGACATTCCGAATTGCATGTGCTAAAAGGAATTAATTTCAATATAAAAGAAGGAGAATTGGTTGCTATAATGGGGTCGTCAGGATCAGGAAAATCAACATTGCTTAATATACTTGGTATTTTAGACGAAGGAGATTCGGGAGTTTATAACTTAGACAATGTGCCCATAAAAAAGTTAAATGAAACCGTCGCTTCTAAATACCGTAACCAATTTTTAGGTTTTGTTTTTCAATCTTTCAACTTGATTAATTATAAAAGCGCATTGGATAATGTAGCCTTGCCATTGTATTATCAAGGTGTAAAGAGAAAAGACAGAAATGAAATAGCATTAAAATATTTAGAGAAAGTGGGCTTGGCTTCGCATTCACATCACCTGCCTAATGAACTTTCCGGAGGACAAAAACAACGTGTCGCTATTGCTAGGGCTTTAGCCTCTAATCCTAAAGTATTATTGGCAGATGAGCCTACGGGAGCATTAGATACCAAGACTTCCTACGAAGTGATGGAATTGATACAAGGGATTAATGACGAAGGAAAAACTATTTTGATAGTAACTCACGAACCGGATATTGCAGCAATGTGCAAAAGGAATGTAGTGTTGAAAGACGGGTTAATCATTGACGATAAAATGGTAGAACAAGTTAGAGCTTCTTCATATGTTTAA
- a CDS encoding ABC transporter permease, translated as MFNIERWQEIFEAIAKNKLRTFLTGISVASGIFILVILLGVGKGLQNGIEKQFERDAAGIIEVWSGTTTKAYKGMNPGRQIQFRNSDYDIATQKYGEQLDKNVSTYNAWNINVVYGKESGNYQYRGVNPDYLAIENANIIQGRYINNNDLVNNEKVAVIGEKVKLDLFKEKNPIGELIIVNNINFKVVGVFTDPGGEREERRVILPLSTAQKVYGLGDKINNLFYTLKKRDTYEEALADADKFTKDLGHLLRSKNEIAPDDESAIGINNSVVDAKKYYDLNLYIRLFFWWVGICTIIAGVVGVSNIMMIIVKERTKEIGIRKALGASPFSIIVMILQESIFITTISGFMGLLIGLSLLELVGPHAQSEYFVNPEVDFTVALSTLIVLVVAGALAGFVPAYNAAKIRPIVALRDE; from the coding sequence ATGTTTAATATAGAACGTTGGCAAGAAATATTTGAGGCTATCGCCAAAAATAAACTGAGAACCTTTCTCACGGGTATTTCTGTGGCTTCGGGTATTTTTATTTTAGTGATTCTGCTGGGGGTTGGAAAAGGATTGCAAAACGGAATAGAAAAGCAGTTCGAACGTGATGCAGCCGGTATAATTGAAGTATGGTCAGGGACAACCACAAAAGCCTATAAAGGGATGAATCCAGGAAGGCAAATACAATTTAGAAATAGTGATTACGATATTGCAACTCAAAAATATGGAGAGCAATTAGATAAAAACGTGTCAACATATAATGCTTGGAATATCAATGTGGTATATGGAAAAGAATCGGGTAATTATCAATACCGCGGTGTGAATCCAGATTATTTAGCGATAGAAAATGCGAACATCATACAAGGACGCTATATAAACAATAATGATCTTGTCAATAATGAAAAAGTAGCAGTAATTGGGGAAAAGGTAAAATTAGATTTATTCAAGGAAAAAAATCCTATAGGAGAACTAATCATAGTTAATAATATCAATTTTAAAGTAGTTGGAGTTTTCACGGATCCAGGTGGAGAAAGAGAGGAAAGAAGGGTGATTTTACCTCTGTCGACTGCTCAAAAGGTATATGGTTTAGGAGATAAGATTAATAATTTGTTTTATACCCTAAAAAAGAGAGATACATATGAAGAGGCTTTAGCAGATGCGGATAAATTTACAAAAGATTTAGGGCACTTATTGCGAAGTAAAAACGAGATTGCCCCAGATGATGAAAGTGCTATTGGAATTAATAATTCGGTAGTTGATGCCAAAAAATATTACGATTTGAATCTCTATATTCGATTGTTTTTTTGGTGGGTTGGGATTTGTACAATCATTGCGGGAGTCGTTGGTGTAAGTAATATTATGATGATTATCGTAAAAGAACGTACAAAAGAAATAGGAATTAGAAAAGCGCTTGGAGCATCACCATTTTCGATTATTGTGATGATTTTGCAAGAGTCAATATTCATTACAACTATTTCAGGTTTTATGGGACTATTAATAGGATTGTCACTTTTAGAATTAGTTGGTCCTCATGCGCAGAGCGAGTATTTCGTGAATCCAGAAGTTGATTTTACCGTGGCATTATCAACCTTAATTGTATTGGTAGTTGCTGGAGCATTAGCAGGTTTTGTACCTGCTTATAATGCCGCAAAAATTAGACCCATTGTAGCACTTAGAGACGAATAG
- a CDS encoding ABC transporter permease, with amino-acid sequence MFDRENWSEILEALTANTFRTLLTAFGVFWGIFILVILLAASNGLENGVKKGFDGIATNTMFMWTQSTSKAYKGLPKVRQYDFRNSDVEALKLKFPDLLYVSPRNQLGDFNGVSNVIRGTKTGAYTIYGDYPELVKQEQMDIIKGRFVNPQDILLKRKIAIIGSGVISELYMGAEEVIGSYIKINGINFMVVGVYKSKGNNNGNAESAQKNVFIPFTTFQQAFNFGDKVGWMALTANDDASITELKSGIMAFMRDRHSIHPDDERAIGNFDLFKEFQKVQDLFMVLKFIAYFVGTLVLLSGIIGISNIMLIVVKERTNEIGIRRALGATPAAIRSQILLEAISLTIIAGMFGIAVATGLLVILNMILASMPSEGMMFVNPSVDLTVVFIALLILVGSGLLAGFIPAQTAIKVKPVDALRTE; translated from the coding sequence ATGTTTGACAGAGAGAACTGGAGTGAAATTTTAGAGGCTTTAACGGCAAATACTTTTCGTACGTTACTTACTGCGTTTGGTGTTTTTTGGGGGATTTTTATTCTGGTGATATTATTGGCAGCTTCGAATGGTTTAGAGAATGGTGTCAAAAAAGGGTTTGATGGCATTGCTACCAACACTATGTTTATGTGGACCCAAAGCACATCAAAAGCCTACAAAGGTTTGCCAAAAGTAAGACAATATGATTTTAGGAATAGTGATGTCGAAGCTTTAAAACTAAAGTTTCCAGATTTATTATATGTTTCTCCCCGTAATCAATTAGGCGATTTTAATGGGGTTAGCAATGTTATAAGAGGAACAAAGACGGGAGCTTATACGATATATGGCGATTACCCGGAATTGGTTAAGCAAGAACAAATGGACATTATTAAGGGGCGTTTTGTGAATCCGCAAGATATTCTTTTAAAACGTAAAATTGCTATAATCGGAAGTGGGGTAATCAGTGAATTATATATGGGTGCCGAAGAAGTGATTGGCTCATATATTAAGATTAACGGAATTAACTTCATGGTGGTAGGAGTTTATAAGTCAAAGGGCAATAATAATGGGAATGCAGAGTCGGCCCAAAAAAATGTTTTTATTCCCTTTACCACTTTTCAACAAGCATTTAATTTTGGAGATAAAGTGGGATGGATGGCGCTTACCGCAAATGATGATGCATCAATTACGGAGCTTAAATCTGGAATTATGGCATTTATGCGTGATAGGCATTCAATTCATCCCGATGATGAGAGAGCTATAGGTAATTTTGATTTGTTTAAGGAATTTCAAAAAGTGCAGGATCTGTTTATGGTACTTAAGTTCATAGCTTATTTTGTAGGGACATTAGTATTGTTGTCTGGTATTATTGGAATCTCAAACATAATGCTTATTGTTGTTAAAGAACGAACCAATGAAATAGGAATCAGAAGAGCTTTAGGGGCAACCCCAGCAGCTATTAGATCCCAAATACTGTTAGAAGCGATTTCGCTAACCATTATTGCAGGGATGTTTGGTATTGCTGTGGCAACAGGATTATTGGTCATTTTGAACATGATTTTAGCCTCAATGCCATCTGAAGGAATGATGTTTGTCAATCCAAGTGTTGACTTAACCGTAGTTTTTATTGCTCTGTTGATATTAGTAGGATCGGGATTATTGGCTGGATTTATACCTGCACAAACAGCTATTAAAGTCAAGCCAGTCGATGCATTACGAACAGAATAG
- a CDS encoding efflux RND transporter periplasmic adaptor subunit → MKKGVTITVLILIALVFFGALYYLYAKNQESPIVFETDKAEVKTIVKSTIATGNIVPDEEVLIKPNISGIIEAVYIKAGENVKAGDLIAKIKVVANVSNLSNSQNQVKTAKIELDNQEKLYQRQKTLFDKGVISANDFDAAQLAYNQAKQNYKASTQGLDIVKTGTASGLGNYANTLIRSTVNGMVLDVPVKVGNQVIESNNFNEGTTIASVADIGRMIFVGKVDEAEVGKIKLNMPIEITVGAIDNKKFTAVLTYIAPKGKTENGAIQFEIKATMTNRDDTFIRAGLSANASIILEKADKVLSVKESLIQFDKKTQKPYVEIENSPQKFQRKDVVLGVSDGINVEIKSGIKSTDKIKVWNQGLKTEEEKK, encoded by the coding sequence ATGAAAAAAGGAGTAACCATAACTGTTTTAATTTTGATAGCGCTAGTCTTTTTTGGCGCTTTATATTACCTGTATGCAAAGAATCAAGAATCACCTATTGTTTTTGAAACGGATAAAGCCGAAGTGAAAACAATAGTAAAAAGTACCATTGCTACAGGAAATATTGTTCCTGATGAGGAGGTACTTATAAAACCAAATATTTCAGGTATTATTGAAGCGGTTTATATTAAAGCTGGTGAAAATGTAAAAGCGGGTGATTTGATTGCAAAGATAAAAGTAGTAGCCAATGTATCTAATTTGAGTAATTCTCAAAATCAAGTAAAAACTGCAAAAATTGAATTAGATAATCAAGAAAAATTGTATCAAAGACAAAAAACATTGTTTGATAAAGGAGTGATTTCTGCCAATGATTTTGATGCAGCACAGTTGGCATATAATCAGGCAAAGCAAAACTATAAGGCATCAACCCAAGGGTTAGATATCGTAAAAACAGGAACAGCTTCGGGTCTGGGAAATTATGCCAATACATTAATCCGCTCTACAGTAAACGGAATGGTGTTAGATGTACCAGTAAAAGTAGGAAACCAAGTAATTGAAAGTAATAATTTTAATGAAGGAACTACCATTGCAAGTGTTGCCGACATAGGAAGAATGATCTTTGTAGGTAAAGTTGATGAAGCCGAAGTTGGAAAAATTAAATTAAATATGCCTATAGAAATTACCGTAGGTGCTATTGATAATAAAAAATTCACTGCTGTTTTGACTTACATTGCCCCAAAAGGGAAGACAGAAAATGGAGCGATTCAGTTTGAGATAAAAGCAACAATGACCAATAGAGATGATACTTTTATCAGAGCAGGTTTGAGTGCTAATGCCTCTATTATTTTAGAAAAAGCTGATAAGGTCTTGTCTGTAAAAGAGTCTTTAATACAGTTTGATAAAAAAACGCAAAAACCGTATGTAGAAATTGAAAATAGTCCACAAAAATTCCAAAGAAAAGATGTGGTTTTAGGAGTAAGTGATGGTATTAATGTCGAAATAAAAAGCGGAATCAAATCTACTGATAAAATAAAAGTTTGGAATCAAGGTTTGAAAACTGAAGAAGAAAAAAAATAG
- a CDS encoding TolC family protein yields MKKINYLSIAFIFLLGFSTQAQTQTTTQTKAWTLEECVNYAIKNNISIKQTELDTVSANIDKRGAIGSFLPSLNSNASHSWNIGLNTDPVTNVKRNQTTQYTSIGAGIGFDIYKGMQNQNALRKAKLSVVASKYQLLKMREDIALNVANAYLQVLFNKENLKVQQEQLAINEKQYTRSEELVKAGSIPRGDLLDVKATVASNKQNVITAENALLISKLSLAQLLQLKEFWDFDVIDASNAKDENNIMAIKPIDIYQKAKETRTELKIAKTNLEIAEKNVAIARGGFQPTLQGFYNFNTQISYADVVAFDSNGNIIGKKSAAPFSDQFNNNKGQSFGAQLSIPIFNGYSARNNVERFKVDLEKSKIALEKADLDLQRNVYTAFTDAKGALNAHESSIVALEARNEAYNYAKEKYAVGLMNSFDFNQSQTLLTNAQSEVLRTKYDYIFKIKILEFYFGIPIDQIMKK; encoded by the coding sequence ATGAAAAAAATAAATTATTTAAGTATTGCCTTTATCTTCTTGCTAGGTTTTTCGACTCAAGCACAAACTCAAACAACAACACAAACTAAAGCATGGACTCTAGAAGAGTGTGTAAATTATGCCATAAAAAATAACATCTCTATTAAACAAACTGAACTGGATACCGTTTCGGCAAATATTGATAAAAGGGGAGCAATTGGGAGCTTTCTTCCTTCGTTGAATTCTAATGCTTCGCATTCATGGAATATCGGATTAAATACAGATCCAGTAACAAACGTTAAACGTAATCAAACTACTCAATATACCTCAATAGGAGCAGGTATTGGTTTTGATATTTATAAAGGAATGCAAAATCAAAATGCTCTTAGAAAAGCTAAACTTTCTGTTGTAGCATCAAAATATCAATTGCTAAAAATGCGAGAAGATATCGCTCTGAATGTTGCCAATGCTTACTTGCAAGTACTTTTTAATAAAGAAAACCTAAAAGTTCAACAAGAACAATTGGCTATTAATGAAAAACAATATACTCGTTCCGAAGAATTGGTAAAAGCAGGATCTATACCACGTGGCGATCTGTTAGACGTAAAAGCAACAGTGGCTTCCAATAAACAAAATGTTATCACTGCCGAGAATGCCTTGCTGATTTCTAAATTGAGTTTGGCTCAATTATTACAATTAAAGGAATTTTGGGATTTTGATGTTATTGATGCTAGTAATGCCAAAGATGAAAATAATATCATGGCGATTAAACCAATAGATATTTATCAAAAGGCTAAGGAAACCAGAACGGAGTTAAAAATTGCTAAAACAAATTTAGAAATAGCCGAAAAAAATGTAGCAATTGCAAGAGGAGGTTTTCAGCCAACACTACAAGGTTTTTACAACTTTAATACTCAGATTTCTTATGCAGATGTCGTAGCATTTGATAGTAATGGTAATATAATAGGGAAAAAAAGTGCAGCGCCATTTTCGGACCAATTTAATAATAATAAAGGTCAGTCTTTTGGAGCACAATTATCAATTCCTATCTTTAACGGATATTCTGCCAGAAATAATGTAGAACGTTTTAAAGTCGATTTAGAAAAATCAAAAATTGCATTAGAAAAAGCTGACTTAGATTTGCAAAGAAATGTGTATACAGCTTTTACAGATGCAAAAGGAGCTTTGAATGCACATGAATCTTCTATTGTTGCACTTGAAGCAAGAAATGAAGCGTATAATTATGCTAAAGAAAAATATGCAGTGGGGCTAATGAATTCTTTTGATTTTAATCAATCGCAAACTTTGCTAACGAATGCACAATCAGAAGTATTAAGAACTAAATACGATTATATCTTTAAAATAAAAATATTAGAATTTTATTTTGGAATTCCAATCGATCAAATCATGAAAAAATAA
- a CDS encoding efflux RND transporter periplasmic adaptor subunit, with the protein MSKKTIYILIGSGILIIGLLIGLSKAGIIGNKDKGKEIEIANVSTGTIVETVSATGKIQPEIEVKIASMVSGEIIDLPIKEGQVVKKGDLLVKINPDLYTSGLNRTVANLSGTKAGLSQSEASYSEAKANYERNKILFEKGIISKSDWDKSIASFEVAKATKQSAYYNVQSASATVIEAKDNLGRTVIYAPADGTISMLNVELGERVLGTQQMAGTEILRVANLNNMEVEVDVNENDIVKIKEGDLANVEVDAYLKKQFRGVVTSISNSASTALTADQVTNFKVKVRILKESYQDLMEGRRASYSPFRPGMTATVDIITKTHKNVINVPISSVVVKSDTTAVKEIKIDGPESDEKKTIPKSDKKLECVFVKVGDKAKIRIIKTGIQDDTNIEVLSGLKKGDVVITGPYTTVSKELNSGDKVFVQTDDKKK; encoded by the coding sequence ATGTCAAAAAAAACAATTTATATTTTAATAGGATCAGGTATACTAATTATAGGCTTGTTAATAGGGCTTTCTAAGGCAGGTATTATAGGAAATAAGGACAAGGGTAAAGAAATTGAAATAGCTAATGTTAGTACAGGAACTATTGTAGAAACCGTTTCGGCTACAGGGAAAATTCAACCAGAAATAGAAGTGAAGATAGCTTCTATGGTATCTGGCGAGATTATAGATTTACCTATAAAAGAAGGACAGGTGGTGAAGAAAGGAGATTTATTGGTGAAGATAAATCCAGATCTGTATACATCAGGTTTGAACAGGACGGTAGCTAATTTATCTGGAACAAAAGCGGGCTTAAGTCAGTCTGAGGCTTCTTATAGTGAAGCTAAAGCAAATTACGAAAGAAATAAAATTTTGTTTGAGAAAGGAATTATCTCTAAATCAGATTGGGATAAGTCCATTGCTTCTTTTGAAGTAGCAAAAGCTACCAAACAATCCGCTTACTATAATGTACAAAGTGCTTCGGCAACTGTAATTGAAGCCAAAGACAATCTTGGGAGAACCGTTATCTACGCTCCAGCAGATGGTACGATATCAATGTTGAATGTAGAGCTAGGAGAAAGGGTTTTAGGAACGCAACAAATGGCGGGAACTGAAATTTTAAGAGTAGCCAACTTGAATAATATGGAAGTCGAAGTTGATGTAAATGAAAATGACATCGTAAAAATAAAGGAGGGAGACTTGGCAAATGTTGAAGTCGATGCTTATTTAAAAAAACAGTTCAGAGGTGTTGTAACCAGTATTTCCAATTCGGCTAGCACGGCATTAACGGCTGACCAAGTGACTAATTTTAAAGTAAAAGTTAGAATCTTAAAAGAATCATATCAAGATTTAATGGAGGGCAGACGAGCTTCATATTCTCCTTTTAGACCAGGAATGACTGCAACAGTAGATATAATTACAAAAACGCATAAAAACGTTATTAATGTGCCTATAAGTTCAGTAGTCGTGAAGTCTGATACAACTGCAGTAAAAGAAATAAAAATAGATGGGCCAGAATCTGATGAGAAAAAAACTATTCCTAAAAGTGATAAGAAATTAGAATGTGTTTTTGTAAAAGTAGGAGATAAAGCTAAAATCAGAATCATAAAAACGGGTATTCAGGATGATACAAATATTGAGGTGTTGTCTGGTCTAAAAAAAGGAGATGTAGTTATTACGGGACCTTATACCACAGTATCTAAAGAGTTAAATTCTGGAGATAAAGTATTTGTTCAGACAGATGATAAGAAAAAATAA
- the tsaB gene encoding tRNA (adenosine(37)-N6)-threonylcarbamoyltransferase complex dimerization subunit type 1 TsaB: MSYILNIETATKNCSVALAKEGKTILCKEIADEGYSHAERLHVFIEEIINEAGITLNDLVAIAVSQGPGSYTGLRIGVSAAKGLCFALNIPLIAVDTLQALASQVTVTDGLIVPMIDARRMEVYSAIFSSTLEKKREILAEVITENSFEELHEKLYFVGDCNEKCKSVLTNENFVFLDTIKYPSANEMSALSYDKYKISDTVDVAYFEPYYLKDFLITSSKK, translated from the coding sequence ATGTCCTATATCCTCAACATTGAAACTGCTACCAAAAATTGTTCTGTTGCTTTGGCAAAAGAAGGAAAAACTATATTGTGCAAAGAAATTGCAGATGAAGGTTATTCTCATGCTGAACGATTGCATGTTTTTATTGAAGAAATTATCAATGAGGCGGGGATTACCCTCAATGATTTAGTTGCTATTGCAGTAAGTCAAGGACCGGGTTCATATACAGGATTGCGTATTGGTGTTTCGGCAGCAAAAGGATTGTGTTTCGCCTTGAATATTCCGTTGATTGCGGTAGATACGTTACAAGCATTAGCCTCCCAGGTAACAGTTACAGATGGTTTAATTGTTCCAATGATTGATGCCCGTAGAATGGAAGTATATAGCGCCATATTCTCGTCAACTTTAGAGAAAAAAAGAGAAATCCTTGCAGAGGTTATCACGGAAAACTCTTTCGAAGAACTACATGAAAAATTATATTTTGTGGGTGATTGTAATGAGAAATGCAAATCTGTTTTAACTAATGAGAATTTCGTATTCTTGGATACAATTAAGTATCCTTCTGCCAATGAAATGAGTGCTTTAAGCTATGATAAATACAAAATAAGCGACACTGTAGATGTCGCTTATTTTGAACCTTATTATTTGAAAGACTTTTTAATTACTAGTTCAAAGAAATAA